A window of Ranitomeya variabilis isolate aRanVar5 chromosome 2, aRanVar5.hap1, whole genome shotgun sequence contains these coding sequences:
- the LOC143809469 gene encoding lymphotoxin-alpha-like: MTVTSPRSPWTCQRPATLGYGRLITLVCLVCLAVGSPVKREDKMSRHQRSANPVLRAPEKPAAHFQANPSILDSLTWTTETYYSFSQGNLSLEDNKLLVKHKGLYFIYTQAMFGGKPCPQQNKNLVSLNVMLDSVMENDNVQLLRADKTPCEQPQPRSKNSGSIPEWRKSIFLGAVFQLEKGDKLYITTLGTEFLRRERGTTYFGAYAL; this comes from the exons ATGACTGTGACATCGCCCAGAAGCCCATGGACTTGCCAGAGGCCTGCTACTTTAGGATATGGCAGACTGATAACCCTTGTCTGCCTTGTATGTCTTGCAGTGGGGTCTCCAGTGAAG AGAGAAGACAAGATGTCTCGTCATCAAAGGTCGGCTAACCCAG TATTAAGAGCCCCTGAGAAGCCTGCAGCTCATTTTCAAG CCAATCCATCCATTCTGGACTCGCTGACTTGGACCACCGAAACATACTACTCCTTCAGCCAAGGAAACTTATCACTTGAGGACAACAAACTTCTCGTGAAGCACAAGGGCCTGTACTTCATATACACCCAGGCCATGTTCGGAGGGAAACCGTGTCCCCAACAAAACAAAAATCTTGTCTCCCTTAATGTGATGCTGGATTCCGTAATGGAAAACGACAATGTGCAACTTCTCCGAGCAGATAAGACACCTTGCGAACAACCCCAACCCCGGTCTAAAAATTCTGGAAGCATTCCAGAGTGGAGAAAGTCCATATTTCTCGGGGCTGTATTTCAGCTTGAAAAAGGCGACAAATTGTACATTACAACCTTAGGAACAGAATTTCTCAGGAGGGAACGTGGGACAACCTATTTTGGTGCTTATGCCTTGTAA